The Acidobacteriota bacterium region TGAGATTGATGAAGACAAGGACGCTTACTACCTGCCCGCGTTTATCGCTTTTACGATTGCCATTGGTTTCGGAGTGCGCTGGTTATTTGAATTTCTGCATTCGCTTTCCGCTTTGCGAATACTTACGCCGCTTCGCCTATCCGTCGCGCTGTTGCTCATTCCACTCGTTACCCTCGCGGGCAATTTCGCTTACAACAATCGTTCGCAATATTTTATTGCTTCGGATTATGTTGATAATGCGCTGCAAACCATTGAGCCAAACGGCTTGCTGCTGACCGAAGACTGGCAACTTTATTCGCCGATGTTATACGCGCTGGAGATTGAAAAACGGCGACCGGATGTTATCTCAATAGACATCAATCAACTGCGACGCTCGTGGTACTTCGATTATTTAAATCAAGTCTATCCCGATTTGATGAACCCTTCGCGCAATGAAGTGAATGAATTTTTGGAAGACCTGCGAAGTTGGGAACGCGACCCTGACCGCTATGCCAAAAACCCGGAATTGACCAGGCGCATCAATGAAAGGTTTTACGCCATGATTCTCGCATTCGTCAGTCGTCACCTCGCCAAGGCTCCGGTTTATGTCACTCTGGAGATTGGCGCTAATCAAGGCGGGGTGAACGCCGAATTGACCAAAGCCTTGAATGAAAAATACAAACTCATTCCGCAAGGACTGTTATTTCGCGTCAATCAGGAGTTGACGCTCCCGGAAAAAGCCCTTTCTCAACTTCAGACTCGTGGGCTTAATGACGGCAGCTTAAAATTTGAAAATGATGATGTCGTAAAAAAGAAAGTGTTTCCGGTGTATGTCGCGATGTTCATTAACAACAGTCGGTACTGGGCTTTCCAAAACCGTCACGACCAAGCCATTGAATGGCTCAAAAAGGCATTGGAACTTGAACCCGACAATCAATTCGCCAAAAACCTTCTCGCCGCCAGTCAAAGCGCCTTGCAAAAACCCACGCAACAGTAAACCAGCGTACAACCCGCAAACCGCATGCTGGTTGATTGGTGATAATCGTTGCATTAAAAATTATCGCAGGCGACATATGCATCAATCACTGCCTGTTCGCCTTCTTTACCGGGTTTGGAATTGCCATGTTCCATTCCCAGCACGCCTGTGAAACCTTTTGAATGAAGATGGCGAAAGATGTTGCGGTAATTAACTTCGCCTGTGGTCGGTTCTTTGCGACCGGGATTATCGCCGACCTGAAAATAAGCCACCTCATCCCACGCCTTGTTGATATTCGGAATGATATTGCCTTCGGTGATTTGCTGGTGATACATATCGAAAAGAATTTTGCACGACGAGCTGCCCACGGCTTTGCAAATCAAATAGGCTTGCGGAATTTTGGTTAAGAATAATCCCGGATGGTCGCGCCAGGGGTTTAAGGGTTCGAGCACCATCACCAATCCCGCCGGTTCGCAAATTTCCGCGCAACGTTTTAAATTATCAATCACAATCGCGGTTTGATAATCCCACTCCATTCCTAAATCAAATCTCCCCGGCACCACTGTACACCATTTGGCATTGACCCGTTTGGCGACCTCGACGGAATCGCGTACATCCTGCAAAAATTTTTCCCGCACTTCCGGTTTATTCGATGCAAAGGTCACATTGTTAAAATCAGCCGTTGCGACAAACACGCCCATAGTCATTCCGAGTCTCGCCATCTCTTTGCCGATGCGCTCCTGCAATTCGACCGAGCGACCTTTCATGCCGTTATCTTCCATCGCCGTAAAACCCTGGTCAGCCATGAATTTCAACTCATCAATCGGGTCTTGCCCTGCATGGTTTTTAAACATCCCGAAATGCGGCGCATATTTCAGCTTAAATTTGCGTTTGGCTTGCGCGGACGGGCGGGCGTCAATCCGTTTGTT contains the following coding sequences:
- a CDS encoding TIM barrel protein; the protein is MNRRDFLSIASVSGAALLLNNKRIDARPSAQAKRKFKLKYAPHFGMFKNHAGQDPIDELKFMADQGFTAMEDNGMKGRSVELQERIGKEMARLGMTMGVFVATADFNNVTFASNKPEVREKFLQDVRDSVEVAKRVNAKWCTVVPGRFDLGMEWDYQTAIVIDNLKRCAEICEPAGLVMVLEPLNPWRDHPGLFLTKIPQAYLICKAVGSSSCKILFDMYHQQITEGNIIPNINKAWDEVAYFQVGDNPGRKEPTTGEVNYRNIFRHLHSKGFTGVLGMEHGNSKPGKEGEQAVIDAYVACDNF